A region of the Micromonospora sediminicola genome:
ACCCGGAGATCCGCTGGCTGCTCTCCACCGTGCCGAGCGTGATGATCTTCGACGACCACGAGGTGATCGACGACTGGAACACCTCGCAGTCCTGGCGCGCGGACATGCGCGAGGAGCCGTGGTGGGCCGAGCGGATCCGCAGCGGCCTCGCCTCCTACTGGGTCTACCAGCACCTGGGCAACCTCAGCCCGGACGAGATCGCCGCCGACCCGGTGTACGCGAAGGTGGTCGCCGCCGAGGACGCCACGAGCGTGCTGCACGAGTTCGGCGAGCGGGTCGACAAGGAGGCCGACCTGGCGCACGACACCGAGCGCTGGCGGGCCGTGCAGTACCAGTGGAGCTACGCGCTGGACCTGGGCCGGACCCGGCTGGTCATGCTGGACAACCGGTCCAGCCGGGTGCTCCAGCCGGGCAACCGGGCGATGCTGCCGCCGGGCGAGTGGTCGTGGTTCCTCGACCAGGCGCACGGCGTCTACGACCACCTGGTGGTGGGCAGCTCCCTGCCCTGGCTGCTGCCGCCGGGCATCCACCACGTGGAGACGTGGAACGAGCGTCTGGCCGACTCCGGCCGTCCCTGGGTGGCCCGGCTGGCCGAGCAGATGCGCCGGGCCTGGGACCTGGAGCACTGGGGCGCGTTCCGGCGCTCCTTCGAGGCGCTCGGCGAGCTGTTCGCCCGGCTGGGCAGCGGCACCGCGCCGCGCACCGGGGCGCGGGTGGGCGCCGGGCCGGCGTACGCCCGACCGGCCTCGATCAGCGTGCTCTCCGGCGACGTGCACCACTCGTACGTGGCCCGGGCCCGGTTCGCCGACCGGTCGGTGAAGACGCCGGTGCACCAGCTCACCTGCTCACCGATCCACAACCAGGTGCCGGCCGCGATGCGTCCGCTGATGACGCTCGGCTGGAACCCGGGGCCGTCCGGGGCGGCCCGGGCGCTGGCCCGCTCGGCCGGGGTACGCCGGCCGCTGGTGCGGTGGCGGAAGCTGGCCGGGCCCTACTTCGGCAACGCGGTGGCCACGCTCACCCACTCGGGCCGGTCGGCCGCCGTGGTGATCGAGGGCACCACCAGCGAGGGCGAGTTGCGACCGGTGGCACGCCAACAGCTCAGCGACGGCGAGTGAGTACCCTCTGAGCGTGGACGAGACGCTGCGCGCCGTGGAACACGAGTTGACCGCGTTGCTGCGTCGGGGCCGGGCGCTGTCCTGGGAGATCGCCCGCGAGGTCCACCCGAACCTGGAGCCGAACGCCTACGGCCTGCTGCTCTGGTTGCGCCGCTCGGGCTCGATCCGGCTCACCGACCTGGCGGTGAAGCTGGGCATCGGCAAGGGCACGTTGAGCCGGCAGATCGGTGGCCTGGAGGCGTTGGGCCTGGTCCGCCGCGACCCGGACCCGACCGATCGGCGGGCCGCCCAGCTCAGCCTCACCGAGGAGGGCACCCGGCGGTTCGACGCGGCCCGGGCGGCCCGACTCGGGCAGATCCGGCGTTCGCTGGAGAACTGGCCGAAAGAGGATGTGGCGGACTTCGCCCGGTTGATGCACCGGTTCAACGAGACGTTCTGACCCGCCCGTCCGGGGAATAGGAGCCGCGCCACTCGCGGTTGTTGCTTGAGGCAACCAAGCCATACGGTTGCCCGAGGCAACCCCCCGTTCCCTCTCCTTCCCCGGAGGCACTCCACGATGACGCAGGCGACAGCGCCCCGCCCGGCGACCGCCGTCGACATGTCCCACCGGCAGATCCTGGAGGCCCTCTCCGGCCTGCTGCTGGGCATGTTCGTCGCGATCCTCTCCTCCACGGTCGTCTCGAACGCGCTGCCGCGGATCATCACCGACCTGCACGGCAGCCAGTCCGCGTACACCTGGGTGGTCACCTCCACCCTGCTGGCCACCACCGCCACCACCCCGATCTGGGGCAAGCTCGCGGACCTGACCAGCAAGAAGGTCCTGGTCCAGCTCGCCCTGACGGTGTTCGTGCTCGGCTCGGTGCTCGCCGGACAGGCCCAGACCACCGGCGAGCTGATCGCCTGCCGCGTGGTGCAGGGCGTCGGCGCCGGCGGCCTCACCGCGCTGGCCCAGGTGATCATGGCGACGATGATCGCCCCGCGGGAGCGCGGCCGGTACAGCGGCTACCTCGGCGCGGTCATGGCCGTCGGCACCATCGGCGGCCCGCTGATCGGCGGCGTGATCGTCGACACCGACTGGCTCGGCTGGCGCTGGTGCTTCTACGTCGGCGTGCCCTTCGCCGTACTCGCGCTGGTCGTGCTCCAGAAGACGCTGCACCTACCAGTGGTCAAGCGCAAGGTCACCATCGACTGGTGGGGCGCCACCCTGATCACCGCCGCCGTCTCGCTGCTGCTCGTCTGGATCACCCTGGCCGGCGACCGGTACGACTGGATCTCCTGGCAGAGCGCGGTCCTGGTGGCCGGAGCGGTGCTGCTCGGGGCGCTCGCCGTCCGGGTCGAACAGCGCGCCGCCGAGCCGATGATCCCGCCCCGGCTGTTCCGCAACCGCACCATCACCCTCGCCGTGGTCGCCAGCGTCGCGGTCGGCGTCGGCATGTTCGGCGCCTCGGTCTTCCTCGGCCAGTACTTCCAGATCGCCCGCGGCGAGAGCCCGACCATGTCCGGCCTGATGACGCTGCCGATGATCGGCGGCCTGCTGGTCGCCTCGACCGTGGTCGGCCGGATCATCACCAGCACCGGCCGCTGGAAGCGCTGGCTGGTGACCGGCTCGGTGCTGCTCACCGCCGGCTTCGCGCTGATGGGCAGCATGCGCGCGGACACGCCGTACTGGCGGCTCGCGGTCTTCATGGCGCTGATCGGGCTGGGGCTCGGCATGACCATGCAGAACCTGGTGCTGGCCGTGCAGAACACGGTCGGCGCGCACGAACTCGGCGCGGCCAGCTCGGTGGTGGCCTTCTTCCGCAGCCTCGGCGGCGCGGTCGGCGTGAGTGCGCTCGGCGCGGTGCTCGGCCACCGGGTCAAGGACTACCTGGCCGACGGCCTGAGCCGGCTGGGCGTGCCGGCCTCCGGCTCGGGCAGCGGCGGCGCGCTGCCGGACGTGCACACCCTGCCCGCCCCGATCCGCGCCGTGGTCGAGTCCGCGTACGGGCACGGCGCGGGCGACATCTTCCTGGCCGCCGCCCCGTTCGGGCTGCTCGCCCTGATCGCCGTGGTGCTGATCCGGGAGGTGCCGCTGCGCCGCAGCAACGACCCGGTCGCGACCGCTGTCGACCGGGAGTCGACGGTCGCCGCCGGCGCCGCCGCGGTGGTCCGCACCGGAGGACGGGACTGACGATGGACGCACCGGAGCGTGAGCGGTACGGGCCGCAGACCCGTCCGCTGCCCTTCGAGCGGGGCACCGACGGGCCCCGGGTGGTGCTCGTCGGCGTGGACGGCAGCCGCACCTCACTGCGGGCCGCCTCCTACGCCGCCGGGCTGGCCCGCCGGCAGGGCGCCGGACTGGTGGTGGTGTTCGTCAGCTCGCCCGCGCCGTACAGCGGGATCATGTCCGGCGTGGTGGCCGGCGCGGTCCAGCAGACCCACGACGAACTGGCCGACGAGCTGCGGGCCGAGTGCCGGCGCGGGGCCGAGGAGCTGGACCTGCCGGTGACGTTCCTGAGCCGGCGCGGCGACGCGTACACCGAGCTGTGCCGGGCGGCCGACGAGCACCGCGCGGACCTGGTCGTGGTCGGCTCCTCCGAGCAGGCCGGCCACCGGTTGGTCGGCTCGGTCGCCACCCGGCTGGTGCGCGCCGGACGGTGGCCGGTCGTCGTGGTGCCCTGAGGGGTAAGGAAGGGCCCCCTTTTAACGCCTCGCGCTGTACCGGGGCCCCCTCTTACCATCGCCGGGATGACAACCTGGACCGCACCTGATGTCGACCGCCGCCACGAGCCCTACGTCGCCGACGAGCGCGCCATGCTGCAAGGCTGGCTGGACCTGCACCGCGACACCCTGCGGCACAAGTGCGCCGGGCTCACCGCCGAGCAACTGCGCACCCGCAGCGTCGAGCCCTCCGGGCTGACCCTGCTCGGCCTGGTGCGGCACATGGCCGACGTGGAGCGCTGGTGGTTCCGCGTCCGCGCCGCCGGCCTGGAGCTGCCCGACATGTACGACTACGACAAGGACCCGGACGCCGACCTCAACGACATCGCCGACGCCGACCCGGCCGAGGCGCTCGCCACGCTGGAGGCCGAGATCGACGCGGCCGACCGGGCGGTGGCCGACCTGCCGCTGGAGCACACGTTCCGGCGCGCCCGGCGCGACGGCGGCAGCGACGAGATGAACCTCCGCTGGGTCTATGTGCACATGATCGAGGAGTACGCCCGGCACAACGGCCACGCCGACCTGATCCGCGAGCGCATCGACGGCGTCACCGGGGCCTGACCCCGGCCGGGGCGCCCGCCCGCAGCACCTGCTCGCCCAGCGGGGTGAGGCAGTGCCGCACCGCAGAGCCGTCCCGCCGCGTGGTGATCAGCCCGGCGGCCCGCAGGGTCGCCGCGTGCTCGCTGGCCGTGGCGGCGGAGACGCCGACGCGACGGGCGAGCTGGGAGGTGCCCGGTGCGTCGGCGGTCGCCGCCAACACGGCCGCCCGGGTGCGCCCGAGCAGGTCCGCCAGCGGCGCCCCGGGCCCCAGCTCACGCCGCCCCGGCCGGATCGGATACACCAGCACCAGCGGGCCGCCCGGGTCCGCCAGCAGGTAGGGCTGCGGGGCGAGGTGGCAGGGCAGCAGGGTCAGGCCCCGGCCGCCCGCGGCCACCTCGACGTCGTCGGCGACCGCGCACCGGTAGGACAACGCGTACCGCTCGCCCGTCTCGGCCCAGGCCAGGTACGGGCTGAGGTCGCGCAGCACCCGGTCGAGGCCGCCGGCCGCCAGCGTGTGGCCGCGTACCGCCCGGTCGGCGCGTACCGCCGCCTCGATCTCCGCCCAGTAGGGCGCGAGCGCCACGCCGTGGAAGGCGCGCATCGCGGCCCGCAGCCGGGCCCGGGCGGCGGGCTCCCCGGCGGCCAGCGGCGCCACCCGGGCGGGCAGCGCGCCGGACGCCACCAGCGGGCCCAGTTCGGCGGCGAGCACCTCGTCCGGGACGCCGGCGACCCGATCCAGCAGGGCGTCGAGGTCGCCGTCGAACACCGGCGGGGTCACCAGGTCCGGCACCAGATGGGGCGTCCGGCACAGGTCCAGGTAGGGCCGCATCTCGGGGCGCAACGCCGCCCGGGTCCGGGACCGCCAGCCGGCGAGATGCTCCGGCACGTCCGCCAGGACCAGCCGCTGGGCGGCCATCGCCAGCTCGACCAGCACCGCCGGATCGGACCGCAGGACCGTGCGGCTCAGGTCGGTGGCGTTGAGCCGCACTGTGGTCACCGGCGCACGGTAGCCACCTTTCGGCCCGTACCGAAAGGGGCTACCGGGCGGGTCGGCGCCGCCGGACGCTGCGTCGCATGAAGACACTCCTCGCGGCGGCCACCGCGGTCCTGACGGCGGTGACCGTCGGCGCACACCGGCCCGCCCCCACCAGCGTTCGTCCCGACACCTACGTCGTCTCCCGCGCGCCGGGCGTGCTGCCCGAAGGGCTCGCGGTCACCCCCGCCGGCACGATGTACGTCACGAGTTCGGCCACCGGCGCGGTCTACCGGGGCGACACCCGACGGGCCGGGCTGCGCCCGTTCCTCGCCCCCGGCGCCGACGGCCGGACCAGCGCCGCCGGGGTCCGGGTGGACCACCGGGGGCGCGTCCTCGTCGCCGGCTGGACCACCGGCACCCTCTTCGTGTACGCGCCGGACGGCGCCCTGCTGGCCCGCCGCGCCGCCGCACCCGGCGCGGCCCTCAACGACCTGGCGGTCACCGGCGACGCCGTCTACGTCACGGACTCCGCCACCGGCACCCTGTGGCGCGCCGCACTCGACGGCGGGCGCGTCGGCGCCCTGGTCCCCTGGGTGGGCCCGGACGACTTCCCGGCCGCGCCGGTCTTCCTCAACGGCGTCGTGGTCGACCCGTCGGGCCGGGTCGCCCTGGTCGCGGAGCAGGGTGGCGAGCGCCTGTTCCGGGTCGACCTGGCCGACCGGTCGGTGACCGAGGTCGAGGTGAGCGGCGGCCGGATGGGCGCGGACGGTCTGCTGCTGGAGGGGAACCGGCTCTACGGGGTGGTCAACGAACCGGACGGCGTCGGCGGCACCCGTTTCCTGGTGAACCTGGCCCGGCTCGACGCCGGGTTGCGGACCGCCCGGGTGGTCGACCGGTCCCGTCCGGTCGGCATCCAGCGGTCGCCGACCTCGGTGGCACGCGACGCCGGGCGACTGCTCTGGGTGGACAGCCAGCTCTTCGCGACCGTGCCCACCCCGCCGTTCACGGTCGCCGAGGTGCCGGGCCTGCGGTGAGCGGCGCACGAGCCGGGCGGGACACGGGGCCCGTCCGGCTCAGCACGCCAGCGCCGCGCGCAGGTAACGCAGGTCGGCCGGCCCGCTCCACCGGTGCGCGGACAGGCCGGCCACCCGGGCGCCCGCCACCGCGCGGTCCTGGTCGTCGACGAAGAGCACCCGGGCCGGCGGGGTGTCCAACGCCGCGCAGGCGGCCTGGAAGTATTCCTTGGCCGGCTTGTGCACGCCGACGACCGACGAGTTGACCACCACGTCCAGCTCGTCGGTCAGGTCCAGCGCGGCCAGGTCGGCGTCGAGCAGGTCGGTGGCGTTGGTGCCCAGCCCGACCCGGATGCCGGCCGCCCGCACCTCGCGGACGAACGCCAGCACCTCCGGGTCGACCTCGCCGCGGTAGCTCTGCCACTGCTCCACGGCCGCCCGGGCCCGCTCGGGGTCACCGATCGTCGGGATCAGCGCGTCGGCGACGCTCGCCATCCACCGGGCGTGGCTGACCTGGCCGGTGAGCACCGGCTGGAGCAGCCCCCACGACATCGCGATCTCACCGAGGACGCCCTCGGGCAGCCCGTACTCCCGCTCGACGCCGGCGGCGACCGCCGGGTCCCAGCGGCGCAGCACGCCGTCGAAGTCCACCAGGAGCGCCGTGGCGCGTTCCCGACTCACTCGTCTGTCACCTGTTCCTCGTCGTCGGCCCGGTTGAGCCGCTGGCTGATCACCTGGGTCACGCCGCTGCGCATGGTCACGCCGTAGAGCGCGTCGGCGATCTCCATGGTCCGCTTCTGGTGGGTGATCACGATCAGCTGGCTCTTCTCCCGCAACTGTGCCAGCAACGTGATCAGGCGGCCCAGGTTCACGTCGTCGAGCGCCGCCTCGACCTCGTCCATGATGTAGAACGGGCTGGGCCGGGCGCGGAAGATCGCCACCAGCATGGCCACCGCGGTCAGCGACCGCTCGCCGCCGGAGAGCAGCGAGAGCCGCTTGATCTTCTTGCCCGGCGGCCGGGCCTCCACCTCGACACCGGTGGTGAGCAGGTCCTCCGGGTCGGTGAGCACCAGCCGGCCCTCGCCGCCGGGGAAGAGCACGGTGAAGACCTGCTCGAACTCCCGCGCGGTGTCGGCGAACGCGCTGGCGAAGACCTCCAGGATCCGGTCGTCCACGTCCTTGACCACGGTGAGCAGGTCCCGCCGGGTGGCCTTGAGGTCCTCCAGCTGCTCGGAGAGGAACTTGAAACGCTCCTCCAGCGCGGCGAACTCCTCCAGCGCGAGCGGGTTCACCTTGCCCAGCAGGGTCAGCTCCCGCTCGGCCTTGGCGGCCCGCTTCTCCTGCACCGGCCGCTCGTAGCGGACCGGTTCCGGCACCGGCCGGCCGTCCTTCTCGGCCAGCGCGACGTCCGCGTCGGTGGGCGGGACGAGCTGGTCCGGGCCGTACTCGGCGACCAGGGTGGACACGTCCAGGCCGAAGTCCTCGGCGGCCTTCGCCTCCAGCTGCTCGATCCGCATCCGCTGCTCGGCGCGGGCCACCTCGTCCCGGTGCACCTGGCTGGTGAGCCGCTCCAGTTCGGCGGCGAGGCGCTTGGCCGCGCCGCGTACCTCGGACAGCTCGGCCTCGCGCGCGGCGCGCTCGCGGGCGACGGCGTCGCGGTGCTCCTCGGCCCGCGCGATGGAGACGGCGAGGCGGGTGAGCGCCTCCCGGGCGCCGCCGACCACGGCCCGGGCGATCTCCGCACCCCGGGTGCGGGCCGCGCGCCGGGCGGCCGCGCGCTCCCGCGCGGCCCGCTCGGCGGTGGCCTGCCGGGCCAGCGAGTCGGCCCGGCCGGCGATCGACGCCACCCGTTCCTCGGCGGTACGGACGGCGAGCCGTACCTCCATCTCGTTCTGCCGGGCCGGCGGCACCATGGCGGCGAGCTGGTCGCGCTCCTCGGTGGACGGTTCGGCGTCGATCGGCGTGGCCTCGGCCAGCCGCAGCCGCTCCGCCAACTCGGCCAGCGCCGTCAGGTCCCGCTCCCGGGCCGCCTCGGCGCGCGCCCGGGACTCGCCGAGCCGGTCGGTCTCGGCCTTCGCCGAGCGGGCGGCCGCGCCCAGCTCGGCGAGGCGGCGCGCGGCGGCGTTGCGGTGGCTCTCCGCCTCCCGCTTGGCGGCGGCGGCGTGCTGCACGGCCTCCTTGGCGGCGGCCACCTCGGCCCGCGCCTCGGCCAGCTGCTCGCGCAGCTCGGCGGCGGCGCGTTCGGCGGTGGCCCGGTTGGTCCGGGCCTCCTCGACCGCGGCCTGCACCTCGATGAAGCTGGGCGCCTTGGCCGACCCGCCGGCCGCCGCGTACGCCCCGACGACGTCGCCGTCCGGGGTGACCGCGCGCAGCTCCGGGTTCACCGCGACCAGCTCGGCCGCGGCGGCGAGGTCGTCGACCAGCGCCACGTCGCGCAGCGCCCGGTGCACGGCGGGCCGGATCCCGGCGGCGCACTCCACCAGGTCGGGCGCCCACCGGGCGCCCTCGGGCAGCTTCGGGCGCAGCGCGTCGGCGGAGCCGTCCATGCCCGGACCGGCGGGGCTGCCGACCAGCAGTCCGGCCCGTCCGGCGTCGGAGATCTTGAGCAGCCGCATCGCCTCGACGGCCTCGTCCACGCCGCTGACCGCCACCGCGTCGGCCAGCCCGCCCAGCGCGGCGGCGAGGGCCGCCTCGTCACCGGGGGCGACGGTGAGCAGCCCGGCGAGGCTGCCGAGCAGGCCGGGCACCTGGTCGGCGCGGGCCAGCAGCGCGCCGGCGCCGTCCTTGCGGCGCAGGCCGAGCGAGAGGGCCTCCTCGCGGGCCTTCCAGGTGGCCGCGTCCTTCTCCGCCGCGCGCTCGCCGTCGGCGAGGCTGCGCACGGCGGCCTGGGCCTGCTCGTGCACCGCCACCGCCTCGGCGTGCCGGGCGTCCAGGTCGGCGTTGTCCCGGTCGGCCTCGGTGGACTGCTCGGCGACCGCGTCCAGGTCGGCCTGCGCCTTCTCGGCGCGGCCCAGCGCGTCGGTGTGCGCGGCGGCGAGCCGCTCGATCTCCTCGCCGGCACTGGTGGTCCGCGCCCGGGCGGAGTTGACCTGACCGGTCAGCCGGGCCAGCCCCTCGCGCCGGTCGGCGATGGCCTTGGCGGCGGTGACCAGCTCCCGCTCGGCGGCGGCGAGCTGCCGTTCCAGCTCCTGCCGGTGCTCGACCGCCTCGGCCAGGCGGACCTGGTCGTCGGTGAGCGCGGCGCGCAGCTCCTCCTCCTGCTCGCGGACCCGCCGCGACTCCGCCTCCAACTGCTCGGGGTCGCGGCCGGGGCGCTCGTCGTCACCGCTGGCGCTGAGGTGGCGCAGCCGCTCCCGGGCGAGCTGCTCGATGGAGCGGAACCGCTCCTGCAGGGCGGAGAGGCGGTACCAGGTGTCCTGGGCCGCCGCGAGCAGCGGGGCGTCCTCGGCCAGGGCCGCCTCCAGCTCACCGAGCCGGCCCTGCACCTCGCCGTGCTCGGCCTCGATCTGCTCCCGCCGCTCCCGCAGCGCGGTCTCGTCGGCGATCTCCCGGTCCAGGGTGGTCCGCAGCGTGTGCAGGTCGTCGGCGAGCAGCCGGAGCCGGGCGTCGCGCAGGTTGGCCTGGATGGCGGCGGCGCGCCGGGCCACCTCGGCCTGCCGACCCAGCGGCTTGAGCTGGCGGCGCAGCTCGGCGGTGAGGTCGGTGAGGCGGTTGAGATTGGTCTGCATCGCGTCGAGCTTCCGCAGCGCCTTCTCCTTGCGCTTGCGGTGCTTGAGGACGCCGGCCGCCTCCTCGATGAAGGACCGCCGGTCCTCCGGCTTGGCGTGCAGCATGCCGTCGAGCCGGCCCTGCCCGACGATGATGTGCATCTCCCGGCCGATGCCGGAGTCGGAGAGCAGCTCCTGGATGTCGAGCAGGCGGCAGGAGTCGCCGTTGATCTCGTACTCGCTCTCGCCGGAACGGAACATCCGGCGGGTGATGGAGACCTCGGTGTACTCGATCGGCAGCGCGCCGTCGGTGTTGTCGATGGTGAGGGTGACCTCGGCCCGGCCGAGCGGTGCCCGCCCGGCGGTGCCGGCGAAGATGACGTCCTCCATCTTGCCGCCGCGCAGCGCCTTCGCGCCCTGCTCGCCGAGCACCCAGGCGATCGCGTCGACGACGTTGGACTTGCCGGAGCCGTTCGGGCCCACCACACAGGTGATCCCGGGCTCCAGCTTCAGCGTCGTGGCGGAGGCGAAGGACTTGAAGCCCTTCACCGTCAGGCTCTTGAGATGCACCTTCTCGATCCTCGTCCGGTGGCCGCCGTACCGTCGCCGGCTGCGCGGACCTGGTGAACCCGCAGACTAACCCGCCGCCGGGACGCGGCCGGCACGCGACCCACCCGGCGGCCGGGGTGTCCGCTTTCCGGCCCGCGGGCACGATGCGGCGGAAACGGCAAGATCATATGCCCGGACGCAATTCCGGGCCGGATCCGCAAGATCGATAATTGCGGGGAACGGCAAAAGGGGTACGCACATGGCTGCGCGCCGGCACAGGTGTGTCGGCGCGCTTTTCGGTGTGGTGCGATTCAGTTTTTCGACAACTGGAGATCAGGTCAGTGCGGGCTCGGCCAGACGGAGGAGGTCGTCCGCCTCCGCCGCGGCCGCCGCAAGCCGATCGTTCTCGGCGCGCAGACGCGTGATCTCGAACTCCAGTGCCTGAACCCTGGACCGCAGTCGGGTGACCTCGTCGAGCAGACGCCGGTCGGGCGCTGCACCTACGTGGCCGTAGAGGGCCTTCGCCATGCTGACTCCTTGATATGCGCTGCCGGAAAGGCCGGCCAACGCGCGCCCATGATGTTCGCGGCTGCCATTCCCGGTGTATCGGGGCATGGCTGGGCGCGACTGGCGACACCTATATATTGAGCCGAACCCCCCTCCTTCGTCAAGTTGACGCAGGCCGTAGATCATCTCCACGTCGGCCGGTCCACTCGCCGGGGGGCTGCCAGAAGGCGCGGACACGCTCTGTCCGGACGCCTTTACTGTACGCCCGGGAATGTGTGAACGGCTCACCCTTGGCGTCGGGTTCGCCTTAACTCTTTCTTAGCCACGTTGCCGCAGCTCGCACCGCCCCCGTAGCGTCACCCCGGCCCGCAACCCGACCCGTGGAGGGGACAGGCGTGTATCGCTGGACCGACCCGATCGAACCGGAGGACGCCTCCCGGCGCCCCGAGCCGCCGACCGACGAGGGTCCGGCGTGGCTCTCCGACCGGCCCGAGCCGCGGTCGTCGTACCTCTTCGGGGACGAGCCGGGGCAGCCGCCCGCCGGCCACCTGCCGCCCACCCTCGACGCCGGCCGCTACGGCGACACCGCCCGGCCCGGCCACGGCCCGACCGGCTTCCCCGGCGACGCCGACCCCACCACCGTGCGACCCGGCTACGGCCCCGCCGTGCAGCCGGGACACGCCGACCAGGCCCAGCCCGGGTACGGCCCCGCCACCCAGCCCGGCTACGGCACCGCCGCCCATGCCGGATACGGCCCCGCGGCCCAGCCCGGGTACGGCCCCGCGGCCCAGCCCGGGTACGGCCCCACCGCCCAGCCCGGGTACGGCCCCGCCGCGCAGCCCGGGTACGGCACGGAGGCCCACCCGGGCACGCCGTTCGAGCCGACCGGCCCGTACGCCGCACCCCGCGACCGGTGGAACGGCGAGGAGCAGCCGGCCGGCGCCTGGGAGCAGCCCACCGCTGCCTGGCAGCCGGTCACCGACACCCCCGCCGACGACGACGGCCGGCACCGCCCGAGGCGGCGGCTGAGCCGTCCGTTCGTGATCGGTGGGGCCGCCGCCGCGGCGACCCTCGTGGTGAGCCTGGGCGTGGGCGCGGTCCTGCTGCCCGGCGGCGACGGGCCGGCCGAGCGGACCTCCGCGGACGCGCCGGTGGCCGCGGCCCCCTCGCTGACCGAGGAGACCGAGGGCGCGCCCTCGGCTGACGCGCTCGTGCCCTCGGCCAGCCCTTCGGCCTCGCCGACCACGGTCAAGCCGAGTCCGACGAAGAAGGTCACGCCGAAGCCGAACCGGTCCACTGCCCCGTCGCGGCAGCTGGAGCGCAGCAGCACGCCGAGCGGCACCACCGCCCGCACCACTTCCTCGGGCAACCTCAGTGCCGAGCTCCAGCAGGTCGTCACCCTGGTCAACCAGGAGCGGGCCAAGGCCGGCTGCAAGGCGCTGAGCGTCGACTCCAAGCTGACGCTCGCCGCCCAGCGGCACAGCCAGGACCAGGCCGACCACAAGAAGATGTCGCACGACGGCAGCGACGGCAGCG
Encoded here:
- a CDS encoding alkaline phosphatase D family protein, encoding MPGSRLLIGPLLRRVVDTRATIWVETSAPAVVTVRTGDGATGSAPTFSAYDHHYAIVVVTGLTPDSVTEYEVLVDDEVAWPLPGDAFPPSVIRTRAADDADQPVSLLFGSCRETTQHSTARKLPPDALDAYARRVMAAPDEAALPDLLVLLGDQVYADETSPTVRKLLKRRRRRPKDAPATQVVSFDEYTKLYLESWRDPEIRWLLSTVPSVMIFDDHEVIDDWNTSQSWRADMREEPWWAERIRSGLASYWVYQHLGNLSPDEIAADPVYAKVVAAEDATSVLHEFGERVDKEADLAHDTERWRAVQYQWSYALDLGRTRLVMLDNRSSRVLQPGNRAMLPPGEWSWFLDQAHGVYDHLVVGSSLPWLLPPGIHHVETWNERLADSGRPWVARLAEQMRRAWDLEHWGAFRRSFEALGELFARLGSGTAPRTGARVGAGPAYARPASISVLSGDVHHSYVARARFADRSVKTPVHQLTCSPIHNQVPAAMRPLMTLGWNPGPSGAARALARSAGVRRPLVRWRKLAGPYFGNAVATLTHSGRSAAVVIEGTTSEGELRPVARQQLSDGE
- a CDS encoding MarR family winged helix-turn-helix transcriptional regulator, which translates into the protein MDETLRAVEHELTALLRRGRALSWEIAREVHPNLEPNAYGLLLWLRRSGSIRLTDLAVKLGIGKGTLSRQIGGLEALGLVRRDPDPTDRRAAQLSLTEEGTRRFDAARAARLGQIRRSLENWPKEDVADFARLMHRFNETF
- a CDS encoding MDR family MFS transporter, producing the protein MTQATAPRPATAVDMSHRQILEALSGLLLGMFVAILSSTVVSNALPRIITDLHGSQSAYTWVVTSTLLATTATTPIWGKLADLTSKKVLVQLALTVFVLGSVLAGQAQTTGELIACRVVQGVGAGGLTALAQVIMATMIAPRERGRYSGYLGAVMAVGTIGGPLIGGVIVDTDWLGWRWCFYVGVPFAVLALVVLQKTLHLPVVKRKVTIDWWGATLITAAVSLLLVWITLAGDRYDWISWQSAVLVAGAVLLGALAVRVEQRAAEPMIPPRLFRNRTITLAVVASVAVGVGMFGASVFLGQYFQIARGESPTMSGLMTLPMIGGLLVASTVVGRIITSTGRWKRWLVTGSVLLTAGFALMGSMRADTPYWRLAVFMALIGLGLGMTMQNLVLAVQNTVGAHELGAASSVVAFFRSLGGAVGVSALGAVLGHRVKDYLADGLSRLGVPASGSGSGGALPDVHTLPAPIRAVVESAYGHGAGDIFLAAAPFGLLALIAVVLIREVPLRRSNDPVATAVDRESTVAAGAAAVVRTGGRD
- a CDS encoding universal stress protein, producing MDAPERERYGPQTRPLPFERGTDGPRVVLVGVDGSRTSLRAASYAAGLARRQGAGLVVVFVSSPAPYSGIMSGVVAGAVQQTHDELADELRAECRRGAEELDLPVTFLSRRGDAYTELCRAADEHRADLVVVGSSEQAGHRLVGSVATRLVRAGRWPVVVVP
- a CDS encoding DinB family protein, producing the protein MTTWTAPDVDRRHEPYVADERAMLQGWLDLHRDTLRHKCAGLTAEQLRTRSVEPSGLTLLGLVRHMADVERWWFRVRAAGLELPDMYDYDKDPDADLNDIADADPAEALATLEAEIDAADRAVADLPLEHTFRRARRDGGSDEMNLRWVYVHMIEEYARHNGHADLIRERIDGVTGA
- a CDS encoding helix-turn-helix domain-containing protein, with the protein product MTTVRLNATDLSRTVLRSDPAVLVELAMAAQRLVLADVPEHLAGWRSRTRAALRPEMRPYLDLCRTPHLVPDLVTPPVFDGDLDALLDRVAGVPDEVLAAELGPLVASGALPARVAPLAAGEPAARARLRAAMRAFHGVALAPYWAEIEAAVRADRAVRGHTLAAGGLDRVLRDLSPYLAWAETGERYALSYRCAVADDVEVAAGGRGLTLLPCHLAPQPYLLADPGGPLVLVYPIRPGRRELGPGAPLADLLGRTRAAVLAATADAPGTSQLARRVGVSAATASEHAATLRAAGLITTRRDGSAVRHCLTPLGEQVLRAGAPAGVRPR
- a CDS encoding SMP-30/gluconolactonase/LRE family protein, whose amino-acid sequence is MKTLLAAATAVLTAVTVGAHRPAPTSVRPDTYVVSRAPGVLPEGLAVTPAGTMYVTSSATGAVYRGDTRRAGLRPFLAPGADGRTSAAGVRVDHRGRVLVAGWTTGTLFVYAPDGALLARRAAAPGAALNDLAVTGDAVYVTDSATGTLWRAALDGGRVGALVPWVGPDDFPAAPVFLNGVVVDPSGRVALVAEQGGERLFRVDLADRSVTEVEVSGGRMGADGLLLEGNRLYGVVNEPDGVGGTRFLVNLARLDAGLRTARVVDRSRPVGIQRSPTSVARDAGRLLWVDSQLFATVPTPPFTVAEVPGLR
- a CDS encoding HAD-IA family hydrolase, giving the protein MSRERATALLVDFDGVLRRWDPAVAAGVEREYGLPEGVLGEIAMSWGLLQPVLTGQVSHARWMASVADALIPTIGDPERARAAVEQWQSYRGEVDPEVLAFVREVRAAGIRVGLGTNATDLLDADLAALDLTDELDVVVNSSVVGVHKPAKEYFQAACAALDTPPARVLFVDDQDRAVAGARVAGLSAHRWSGPADLRYLRAALAC